A single region of the Paramicrobacterium fandaimingii genome encodes:
- a CDS encoding CopG family transcriptional regulator, with the protein MVEDTDAKKVQFNVYLPASLVTQIKHRAIDEGTSLSSLVERIMTDYVSEEGTP; encoded by the coding sequence ATGGTAGAAGACACCGACGCGAAGAAGGTGCAGTTCAACGTGTATCTGCCCGCTTCGCTTGTTACGCAGATCAAGCACCGCGCAATTGACGAGGGCACGTCGCTGTCGTCGCTCGTCGAGCGCATCATGACCGACTACGTCTCAGAGGAGGGCACCCCATGA
- a CDS encoding APC family permease translates to MTTLARRLGLTDAVVIGLGSMIGAGVFAVFGPAAQAAGSGLLVGLGIAAIVAFCNATSSAQLAAQHPVSGGTYAYGRAQLGPWWGFAAGWCFLIGKTASTAAMALTFAAYAAPAGWEKPVAALAVAAVALVNYLGVTRTALATRVIVVIVLVCLAASLVVANVGADRTPIGDVFAGGPYGIVQAAALIFFAFAGYARIATMGEEVRDPARTIPRAIVIALLGAIIVYSVVAVSVLTTLGPEQLAHSVSPLRDSVPAWAQPVVQIAAAAASLGALLALMAGIGRTGLAMAREGDLPRPLAAVHERWRVPHRIELLLAVISIALVLTLDLRGAIGFSSFGVLLYYFIANVSAWTQTAAHRRFPRWLQAVGMVGCIALAAAVPWQSLVAGVVVLTIGLIGRMLFHRPHAA, encoded by the coding sequence ATGACCACGCTTGCGCGTCGCCTCGGCCTCACCGACGCCGTCGTCATCGGGCTCGGCTCGATGATCGGCGCTGGCGTCTTCGCCGTGTTTGGCCCGGCAGCGCAGGCGGCAGGCTCCGGGCTGCTCGTCGGGCTCGGAATCGCGGCAATCGTCGCCTTCTGCAATGCGACATCGTCGGCGCAGCTTGCCGCGCAGCATCCGGTATCTGGGGGAACCTACGCGTACGGTCGCGCACAGCTCGGGCCCTGGTGGGGGTTCGCGGCGGGCTGGTGCTTTCTGATCGGCAAGACCGCGTCAACGGCGGCGATGGCGCTCACATTTGCCGCGTATGCGGCGCCGGCCGGATGGGAGAAGCCCGTCGCCGCGCTCGCCGTTGCCGCCGTCGCCCTAGTCAACTACCTGGGCGTGACACGAACAGCGCTGGCAACACGCGTGATCGTCGTGATTGTTCTGGTGTGTCTCGCGGCATCCCTTGTCGTGGCGAACGTGGGCGCCGATCGTACGCCGATCGGCGACGTGTTCGCGGGCGGACCGTATGGCATCGTGCAGGCCGCCGCGCTGATCTTCTTCGCCTTCGCCGGGTACGCGCGCATCGCGACGATGGGTGAAGAAGTGCGCGACCCCGCGCGCACCATTCCTCGGGCAATCGTTATCGCGCTCCTTGGTGCCATCATCGTCTACAGCGTCGTGGCTGTCAGCGTGCTCACGACGCTGGGGCCCGAGCAGCTCGCGCACTCGGTCTCGCCGCTGCGCGACTCCGTGCCCGCGTGGGCTCAGCCTGTCGTGCAGATCGCGGCGGCCGCGGCATCTCTTGGTGCCCTGCTCGCACTCATGGCGGGAATCGGGCGAACCGGACTCGCCATGGCACGTGAGGGTGACTTGCCGCGACCGCTCGCCGCCGTTCATGAACGCTGGCGTGTGCCGCACCGCATTGAGCTGCTGCTCGCCGTCATCTCAATCGCGCTCGTGCTCACGCTCGATCTGCGCGGCGCGATCGGATTTTCGAGCTTTGGCGTGCTGCTTTACTACTTCATTGCCAACGTCTCGGCGTGGACGCAGACCGCTGCGCACCGCCGCTTCCCGAGGTGGCTGCAAGCCGTGGGCATGGTGGGCTGCATCGCTCTGGCCGCGGCCGTGCCGTGGCAGAGCCTGGTTGCCGGGGTCGTCGTTCTCACGATCGGCCTGATCGGGCGGATGCTGTTTCACCGCCCCCATGCCGCATAG
- a CDS encoding winged helix-turn-helix transcriptional regulator — protein sequence MLDRIGDRWTVLIVGILGNGDARFSELRRQVEGVSRKMLTQTLRGLERDGLVRRTVFPEVPVRVEYALTDAGRTLLEPLNALQEWSIAHMSDVAESQKTYDLAHQ from the coding sequence ATGCTCGACCGCATCGGCGACCGGTGGACTGTGCTGATCGTCGGCATCCTCGGAAATGGCGACGCGCGCTTCTCTGAGCTGCGTCGCCAGGTCGAGGGCGTCTCGCGGAAGATGCTCACCCAGACCCTCCGCGGCCTGGAGCGCGACGGGCTCGTGCGCCGCACCGTGTTTCCGGAGGTGCCCGTCCGCGTGGAGTACGCGCTCACAGACGCGGGTCGCACCCTCCTCGAACCTCTGAACGCGCTGCAGGAATGGTCAATCGCCCACATGAGCGATGTGGCGGAATCGCAGAAAACGTACGACCTCGCTCACCAGTAG
- a CDS encoding GNAT family N-acetyltransferase: protein MGNKCEVHRFDARWAAGVASLCKELGWHSYSDARVAKRGYSAPGVSTFVAVSNDEVIGFAQVLSDGIVQAFLAQVGVSEKHRRQGIARALVIAAFQNSGAQRLDLITDDAHEFYRSFAHREKAGFRIYPDYAG, encoded by the coding sequence ATGGGCAATAAGTGCGAAGTTCATCGATTCGACGCGCGCTGGGCCGCAGGAGTTGCCTCGCTATGCAAAGAACTCGGCTGGCACTCATACTCTGATGCGCGCGTGGCAAAACGAGGCTATTCGGCGCCGGGCGTCAGTACGTTCGTCGCTGTGTCAAACGACGAAGTCATCGGTTTCGCTCAGGTGTTGAGCGACGGAATAGTACAAGCTTTCCTCGCACAGGTCGGGGTGAGCGAGAAACATCGCCGGCAGGGGATCGCACGAGCACTCGTCATCGCGGCGTTTCAAAATTCCGGAGCACAAAGGCTGGATCTCATCACCGACGACGCCCACGAGTTCTATCGCTCATTTGCCCATCGCGAGAAAGCCGGTTTTCGTATTTACCCCGATTACGCGGGGTGA
- a CDS encoding NAD(P)-dependent oxidoreductase: MSRITVIGGTGYAGSAIVAEAASRGHEVTALSRSLPTEPVQNVNYAQGDATDEATLISVIEGSDVVVGALAPRGELASAWRDFYRFLARRADAAGVRLYIVGGASSLRPAPGAERFVSDLSGIPDELHDEIRLGAAFIVEDLPATPASLDWVFVSPALHFGAFMPGEQLGRYRLGDDVAVDPEGGAISAADYALGFVDLIEKGEHHRAHVNIGH; encoded by the coding sequence ATGTCTCGCATCACTGTCATCGGCGGCACCGGTTACGCCGGATCCGCCATCGTCGCCGAAGCAGCCTCGCGCGGCCACGAGGTAACAGCCCTGAGTCGCTCGCTGCCCACCGAGCCCGTTCAGAATGTGAACTACGCGCAGGGTGACGCCACAGACGAAGCAACGCTGATTTCGGTCATCGAAGGCTCCGATGTTGTCGTGGGTGCGCTCGCCCCACGCGGAGAGCTCGCCAGCGCGTGGCGCGACTTCTACCGCTTCCTCGCTCGCCGAGCGGATGCCGCTGGCGTGCGACTGTATATCGTTGGCGGCGCCTCGTCGCTGCGTCCCGCGCCCGGGGCAGAGCGCTTCGTCTCAGACCTCAGCGGCATTCCCGACGAGCTTCACGACGAAATTCGACTGGGCGCTGCGTTCATTGTCGAAGATCTCCCCGCCACTCCGGCATCTCTCGATTGGGTGTTCGTCAGCCCGGCGCTTCACTTCGGCGCGTTCATGCCTGGGGAGCAGCTCGGCCGATACCGTCTGGGCGATGACGTCGCCGTCGACCCAGAGGGCGGCGCCATCTCTGCAGCCGACTACGCTCTCGGGTTCGTCGACCTCATTGAGAAGGGCGAGCACCACAGAGCGCACGTCAACATCGGGCACTGA
- a CDS encoding HAD-IA family hydrolase: MTLDLDAASALQTRTFRGALFDMDGTLIDSTPAVVRSWTRLAEEQGVQADLGTGNHHGRPARELLASILPADQVEQALARVTQLEIEDTDGVVALPGALALLTALPEHSWTIVTSCTQALADVRIAASGIPRPDSFVTFDDVVAGKPDPEAFETGAARLGAHPSDCVAFEDAPAGLASARAAGCFTIGLPGTHTPDQLDADLVITSLDQISVELVEGGFRLHVA; the protein is encoded by the coding sequence GTGACACTCGATCTCGACGCAGCATCCGCCCTTCAGACCCGCACCTTTCGCGGGGCGCTCTTCGACATGGACGGCACGCTCATCGACTCGACGCCCGCCGTCGTGCGCTCCTGGACGCGCCTCGCCGAAGAGCAGGGCGTGCAGGCAGATCTCGGCACGGGCAATCACCACGGCCGCCCGGCACGCGAGCTGCTTGCCAGCATCCTGCCTGCCGATCAGGTTGAACAGGCACTCGCCCGCGTCACACAGTTGGAGATCGAAGACACAGACGGCGTCGTCGCCCTGCCCGGAGCACTCGCCCTGCTCACAGCGCTGCCCGAGCACTCGTGGACGATCGTCACCTCGTGCACGCAGGCTCTCGCTGATGTGCGCATCGCGGCATCCGGAATTCCCCGCCCCGATTCGTTCGTCACGTTCGACGACGTCGTCGCGGGCAAGCCCGACCCCGAGGCGTTCGAGACCGGTGCCGCCCGCCTCGGCGCACACCCAAGCGACTGCGTTGCTTTCGAGGATGCTCCGGCCGGCCTCGCCTCAGCGCGTGCTGCGGGATGCTTCACGATCGGCCTTCCGGGAACGCACACACCGGATCAGCTCGACGCCGACCTCGTGATCACGAGCCTCGATCAGATCTCCGTCGAGCTCGTCGAGGGCGGGTTCCGCCTCCACGTTGCGTAA
- a CDS encoding LPXTG cell wall anchor domain-containing protein has translation MKRTLTRCLYGTLIAGGIIFFGSTAANAAEQPSGDEGTSCGCVTNIITDVTDTATDAVDDIVSSATEHGSQPPADDTAPPAEDTAPPAEDTAPPAEDTAPPAEETRPPAEDTAPPAEETTPPAEDTAPPAEETTPPAEDTAPPASGDADADSATSGDDSVAGGTNASPVVNIPITANGVAVSGLGDSVTSGAATGASASDPMGAASDASTSGDDGIASGTAVAPVVTVPVDLGGLAIAGLGDASTTRAGAWVPEGNAGAGSAPVGGTSDVVTSGDDSVVGGSVVDPTATLPISLRGLAVSVIGDSATSGAATGAAADMGASDPVGAASDASTSGDDGIASGTAVAPVVTVPVDLGGLAIAGLGDASTSVGAWVPEGNAGAGSAPVGGTSDVVTSGDDSVVGGTAVSPVVDIPVDLAGIAVSGLGDATSSGGGDVSDVARADADSAGVASNAVTSGDDSIAGGSVVSPAVEAPITVNGSAVSVVGDSTTSGAATTVDTEGAVTEPVADSGSQSSGDDSVLGGSVVDGPVDAPVTANGNAISVIGDSTTSGASTVSEGSAGVDSPMTSGDDSVLGGSLIDLETSVPVTIGGNAISVIGDSTTEVPSGTDDPGTDDPETDNPETDNPETDNPGTDDPGADNPGTDDPSADEPDSNDPDVLEHGSSDSGASPAASSVRWSNSGASQELPETGADGSTAVLGLAALLLLAGAGVKLAGRKRALRRR, from the coding sequence ATGAAACGCACATTGACAAGGTGCCTCTATGGAACCTTGATAGCCGGGGGGATCATCTTCTTCGGCTCGACTGCGGCAAACGCCGCGGAGCAACCGTCTGGTGATGAAGGCACGAGCTGCGGCTGTGTCACGAACATCATCACCGACGTGACCGACACGGCGACGGATGCCGTCGACGACATCGTTTCGTCAGCGACCGAGCATGGTTCTCAGCCGCCGGCTGACGATACGGCACCGCCTGCGGAGGACACGGCACCGCCTGCGGAGGATACGGCACCGCCTGCGGAGGACACGGCGCCTCCTGCCGAGGAAACGAGGCCCCCTGCGGAGGACACGGCGCCTCCTGCCGAGGAAACGACGCCCCCTGCGGAGGACACGGCGCCTCCTGCCGAGGAAACGACGCCCCCTGCAGAGGACACCGCGCCCCCTGCCTCAGGTGACGCTGACGCCGACTCAGCAACCTCTGGCGACGACAGCGTCGCTGGCGGCACGAACGCAAGTCCGGTGGTGAACATCCCGATCACTGCGAACGGTGTTGCCGTTTCTGGGCTCGGTGATTCCGTTACGTCTGGTGCTGCCACCGGGGCGAGTGCTTCCGACCCGATGGGCGCGGCTTCGGACGCTTCCACCTCTGGTGATGATGGCATTGCCAGCGGCACCGCTGTTGCCCCTGTGGTGACTGTGCCGGTGGATCTCGGTGGTCTCGCGATCGCCGGTCTGGGCGATGCCTCGACGACACGTGCTGGTGCTTGGGTTCCCGAGGGGAACGCTGGCGCTGGCTCGGCTCCGGTTGGGGGCACGTCGGACGTCGTCACTTCTGGTGACGACAGTGTCGTTGGTGGTTCGGTCGTGGATCCCACGGCCACGTTGCCGATTTCGCTGCGCGGCCTTGCCGTTTCGGTGATCGGTGATTCCGCCACGTCCGGTGCTGCCACCGGGGCGGCCGCCGACATGGGGGCTTCCGATCCGGTGGGGGCGGCTTCGGACGCTTCCACCTCTGGTGATGATGGCATTGCCAGCGGCACCGCTGTTGCCCCAGTGGTGACTGTGCCGGTGGATCTCGGTGGTCTCGCGATCGCCGGTCTGGGCGATGCTTCGACGAGTGTTGGTGCTTGGGTTCCCGAGGGGAACGCTGGCGCTGGCTCGGCTCCGGTTGGGGGCACGTCGGACGTCGTCACTTCTGGTGACGACAGTGTCGTTGGTGGCACTGCCGTCTCGCCGGTGGTGGACATTCCGGTCGATCTCGCTGGAATTGCGGTTTCCGGTCTCGGCGACGCAACATCCAGCGGCGGCGGTGACGTTTCTGACGTTGCCCGCGCCGATGCAGATTCGGCAGGTGTCGCATCAAACGCTGTGACCTCTGGTGACGACAGCATCGCTGGCGGCTCGGTTGTGAGCCCGGCAGTTGAGGCACCGATTACGGTGAACGGTTCAGCCGTTTCCGTGGTCGGTGACTCGACGACATCGGGTGCAGCAACGACTGTCGACACTGAAGGTGCAGTCACTGAGCCGGTCGCTGACTCAGGTTCGCAGTCGTCTGGCGACGACAGCGTTCTCGGCGGCTCCGTCGTTGATGGTCCGGTTGATGCCCCGGTGACGGCAAATGGCAATGCCATTTCAGTGATCGGCGACTCGACGACATCGGGCGCAAGCACCGTGTCTGAAGGGAGCGCAGGTGTTGATTCTCCGATGACTTCGGGTGACGACAGCGTTCTGGGCGGAAGCCTCATCGATCTCGAGACCAGCGTTCCCGTCACCATCGGCGGAAACGCGATCTCGGTGATCGGAGACAGCACGACCGAGGTCCCTTCTGGCACTGACGACCCGGGCACAGATGACCCGGAGACTGACAACCCGGAAACTGACAACCCGGAAACTGACAACCCGGGCACTGATGACCCGGGCGCAGACAACCCAGGGACCGATGACCCGAGCGCAGACGAGCCCGACTCAAATGACCCGGACGTTCTCGAGCACGGCAGTAGCGACAGTGGCGCTTCACCGGCCGCGTCGTCCGTGCGCTGGAGTAACAGCGGCGCCAGCCAAGAGCTGCCTGAAACGGGGGCTGACGGGAGCACTGCCGTTCTCGGACTCGCGGCACTTCTGCTTCTCGCTGGGGCGGGGGTGAAACTGGCTGGGCGTAAACGCGCGCTTCGCCGACGCTGA
- a CDS encoding exonuclease SbcCD subunit D gives MRILHTSDWHIGRTFHGHPTLGALEGVLEALTEIVREQSIDVVIVAGDVFDSATPSADAYRLLTRSLTRLRETGVVIVATSGNHDSAARLGFQSEFARLAGIHVLTSDETLDVPVTVDDDSGPVHIYGIPYLEPALIRHRYPDETLRTQADAVAFAMRRVRADVDERGGRSVVASHCFAQGVADAASDVERDITSGGIDLVPANVFEGVDYAALGHIHGRARLTDSIRYSGAPLHYSFSEAGKPRGGWIVDLDARGLAGVEWVDLPIPRRLSVVTGTLEELLTDDAYADVEDDWVSAVLTDTVRPIDGMRKLQRRFAHCAAMVHEPAVVADHGERTYAQRVQGKSDSEVVDEFLSYVRNGQGASDAESEIIGEAIAELRAAEASA, from the coding sequence ATGCGCATTCTGCACACGTCCGACTGGCACATCGGGCGCACATTTCACGGGCACCCGACGCTCGGCGCACTCGAGGGCGTGCTTGAGGCGCTCACCGAGATCGTGCGCGAGCAGAGCATCGACGTTGTGATCGTCGCCGGAGACGTCTTCGATTCGGCGACACCCTCCGCCGACGCCTACCGCCTACTCACGCGGTCACTCACGCGACTGCGCGAGACGGGCGTCGTGATCGTCGCGACGAGCGGCAATCACGACTCGGCTGCGCGGCTCGGGTTTCAATCGGAGTTCGCGCGCCTCGCCGGCATCCACGTGCTCACCAGTGACGAAACTCTCGACGTTCCCGTGACTGTCGATGACGACAGCGGACCCGTGCATATCTACGGCATCCCGTACCTCGAACCGGCGCTCATTCGGCACAGGTACCCAGACGAGACATTGCGCACGCAGGCCGACGCCGTCGCGTTCGCGATGCGCCGGGTGCGTGCCGACGTCGACGAGCGGGGCGGGCGCAGCGTCGTTGCGTCGCACTGCTTTGCCCAGGGCGTGGCGGATGCCGCGAGCGACGTCGAGCGTGACATCACGTCTGGCGGCATCGACCTCGTGCCCGCGAACGTATTCGAGGGAGTGGACTACGCGGCGCTCGGGCACATTCACGGGCGGGCGCGGCTGACCGACAGCATCCGGTATTCAGGGGCACCGCTGCACTACTCGTTCAGCGAGGCGGGCAAGCCGCGCGGCGGGTGGATTGTCGATCTGGATGCTAGGGGGCTCGCAGGAGTGGAGTGGGTCGACCTGCCGATTCCGCGGCGCCTGAGCGTTGTGACCGGAACCCTTGAGGAGCTTCTGACCGACGATGCGTACGCCGACGTGGAGGACGACTGGGTGAGCGCGGTGCTGACCGACACAGTGCGCCCGATCGACGGCATGCGCAAGCTGCAACGGCGGTTTGCGCACTGCGCCGCGATGGTGCACGAGCCCGCCGTCGTCGCCGATCACGGCGAGCGAACATACGCCCAGCGGGTGCAGGGCAAGAGCGATTCTGAGGTCGTCGACGAGTTTCTCTCGTACGTGCGCAACGGGCAGGGCGCGAGCGATGCCGAGAGCGAGATCATCGGTGAGGCGATCGCCGAGTTGCGTGCGGCGGAGGCGAGCGCATGA
- a CDS encoding AAA family ATPase, whose amino-acid sequence MKINRLSITGFGPYRMTQTVDFDAYTDDGIFLITGKTGAGKSSILDAISFALYDSVPRYDGTKSRLRSDHCASGDETSVELEFTIGDTRYRVTRSPEYERPKSRGTGTTTQKPTAQLDVFGTDGWQGIASRPVDVGHELGEILGLKKEQFLQVILLAQNRFQQFLLANSRDREAVLRSLFGTQRFADYEEAVSNRRRELENQLAVTRAQIDQGIADAATLVDDDAPETDAVAWLEQQVLNFGARIATAISDANAADIVRDNAEAKHAEATELRRRQKRRSDADARMAELDDAEGGVGERRTELKRADVAEQVWPYVAAKRSARDAASRAEVSVEKTSDAHATAGGDATLDPEQLDAVAEKHSGRLALLADVLAREERLDGLADTETNAAQRATSANEELGTLEARLAQLPHAIEAANNDLTATRVEASRADAASADVDRLVTARAAAERAAAVEIERDDARHVEAERVRENTAASADLQRLLDERLAGHAAELASELRDGEPCAVCGATRHPSPAAHTGDPVTESDIDAARERLANREKAKANAAGIVSAHEATLAEQRAVAGDRTVEQIDGELEPARERLTAAREATKRCDDRDKQLGVLIAERDAGDTKREQLRTARDEHVAAEKAARTEIVRITAEIDAQRGDAESIAEVVATVTALRDTAATLAAALRTRDDREFSAREAASNLEQSLSEHSLADEGEVESARRTDTARERLRESIRTHDDARASVASILAEPELADLPAELPDTEATETAVVDARRVRDEFFRARDTLSERHTTLVRTVSSVKERLAASVEANAEFDVVQNLAKTLAGDGPNTRKMRLEGFVLAAELERIVTAANARLRTMTGGRYALEHDDSVQYRNVKSGLGLAIFDQHTGVARATHSLSGGETFLASLALALGLAEVVTARAGGITLDTLFVDEGFGSLDADTLEVAMSTLDSLRAGGRTVGLISHVEGMKEQIPAKLRITVADGGWSEIHQGNG is encoded by the coding sequence ATGAAAATCAACCGGCTGAGCATCACCGGGTTCGGGCCCTATCGCATGACGCAGACCGTCGACTTCGATGCGTACACCGATGACGGCATCTTCTTGATCACGGGGAAGACGGGCGCGGGAAAATCCAGCATTCTCGACGCGATTTCGTTTGCCCTGTACGACAGCGTGCCGCGCTACGATGGCACAAAATCGCGGTTGCGCAGCGACCATTGCGCCTCGGGAGATGAGACGAGCGTCGAACTCGAGTTCACGATCGGCGACACGCGCTATCGGGTGACGCGGTCTCCGGAATACGAGCGGCCCAAGTCGCGAGGCACGGGGACGACAACGCAGAAGCCCACCGCGCAGCTTGACGTATTCGGGACCGATGGGTGGCAGGGGATTGCATCGCGGCCCGTTGACGTCGGGCACGAGCTCGGCGAGATTCTCGGGTTGAAGAAAGAGCAGTTTCTGCAGGTGATTCTGCTTGCCCAGAACCGGTTTCAACAGTTTCTGCTTGCGAACAGCCGCGACCGCGAGGCAGTGCTTCGCAGCCTCTTCGGCACGCAGCGCTTTGCCGACTACGAAGAAGCCGTCTCCAACCGACGGCGCGAGCTCGAGAATCAGCTGGCTGTGACCCGGGCCCAGATCGATCAGGGCATCGCCGATGCGGCAACACTCGTTGACGACGACGCGCCCGAGACCGATGCAGTGGCGTGGCTCGAACAGCAGGTTCTCAACTTTGGTGCACGAATCGCCACGGCGATCTCCGATGCGAACGCTGCAGACATCGTGCGTGACAACGCCGAGGCGAAGCACGCCGAGGCAACCGAGCTTCGTCGACGTCAGAAGCGTCGAAGCGATGCCGACGCGCGCATGGCCGAGCTCGACGATGCCGAGGGCGGCGTCGGCGAACGGCGCACCGAGCTGAAGCGTGCCGATGTCGCTGAGCAGGTGTGGCCCTATGTTGCGGCGAAGCGTTCCGCACGCGATGCCGCGTCACGAGCAGAGGTGAGTGTCGAGAAGACGTCAGATGCACACGCCACGGCAGGAGGTGACGCGACCCTCGATCCCGAGCAGCTTGACGCCGTCGCAGAGAAACACTCGGGAAGACTCGCGCTGCTTGCCGATGTGCTCGCTCGCGAAGAACGCCTTGACGGGCTCGCCGACACCGAGACGAACGCGGCACAACGCGCGACGTCCGCGAATGAGGAGCTTGGCACCTTAGAGGCGCGGCTTGCGCAGCTGCCGCACGCGATTGAGGCGGCGAACAACGATCTCACCGCGACGCGGGTGGAAGCGTCGCGCGCTGACGCGGCATCCGCCGATGTCGACCGCCTTGTCACGGCGCGTGCCGCGGCCGAGCGAGCCGCCGCCGTGGAAATCGAGCGTGATGATGCACGCCACGTCGAAGCAGAGCGTGTGCGCGAGAACACCGCTGCGTCGGCCGACCTGCAGCGCCTTCTCGATGAACGCCTCGCTGGCCACGCGGCCGAACTGGCATCGGAACTGCGCGACGGCGAGCCGTGCGCTGTGTGCGGGGCCACACGGCATCCCTCACCCGCAGCCCACACGGGCGACCCGGTGACCGAGTCAGACATCGACGCGGCACGCGAACGCCTTGCCAATCGAGAGAAGGCGAAGGCGAATGCCGCGGGCATCGTCTCGGCGCACGAAGCGACGCTCGCCGAGCAGCGTGCCGTCGCGGGTGATCGAACTGTTGAGCAGATTGACGGCGAACTTGAGCCCGCGCGCGAACGCCTCACGGCGGCGAGGGAGGCGACGAAGCGGTGCGACGATCGGGACAAGCAGCTGGGCGTGCTCATCGCGGAGCGGGATGCCGGTGATACGAAGCGAGAGCAGCTGCGCACCGCTCGTGACGAACACGTGGCGGCAGAGAAAGCAGCACGCACCGAGATTGTTCGCATCACTGCCGAAATCGACGCGCAACGCGGCGATGCGGAATCCATAGCCGAGGTCGTTGCGACGGTCACCGCACTGCGCGACACCGCTGCGACGCTTGCCGCTGCGCTGCGCACACGAGACGACCGAGAGTTCTCAGCGAGGGAGGCCGCGAGCAACCTGGAACAGAGCCTCAGCGAGCACAGCCTGGCAGACGAGGGCGAGGTCGAGAGCGCTCGACGCACGGACACCGCTCGCGAACGGCTGCGCGAGAGCATCCGCACTCATGACGACGCGCGAGCGAGCGTTGCATCGATCCTGGCGGAACCCGAGCTTGCCGATCTTCCCGCCGAGCTGCCCGATACAGAAGCGACCGAAACCGCTGTCGTCGACGCACGGAGAGTGCGCGATGAGTTTTTTCGTGCTCGCGACACGCTCAGCGAGCGACACACGACCCTTGTGCGCACAGTGTCGAGTGTAAAAGAGCGGCTCGCGGCATCCGTCGAGGCAAACGCCGAGTTCGACGTTGTGCAGAATCTGGCGAAGACCCTCGCGGGCGACGGCCCGAACACGCGCAAGATGCGCCTCGAAGGGTTCGTGCTCGCCGCCGAGCTCGAACGCATCGTCACGGCGGCGAACGCGCGCCTCCGCACGATGACGGGCGGTCGGTATGCACTCGAGCACGACGATTCGGTGCAGTATCGCAACGTGAAGTCGGGGCTCGGGCTGGCGATCTTCGACCAGCACACCGGTGTCGCGCGGGCAACGCACTCGCTGTCAGGGGGCGAAACGTTTCTGGCTTCCCTCGCGTTGGCTCTGGGACTTGCCGAGGTTGTCACCGCTCGCGCTGGCGGCATCACTCTCGACACACTGTTTGTCGACGAGGGCTTCGGATCACTCGATGCCGACACCTTGGAAGTGGCGATGTCAACGCTCGATTCGCTGCGTGCTGGCGGGCGAACGGTGGGCCTGATCAGCCACGTCGAAGGCATGAAGGAGCAAATACCAGCCAAGCTGCGCATCACCGTCGCCGACGGCGGGTGGAGCGAGATTCACCAGGGCAACGGGTAG